CGACGAACAACTGTTGGCCGACCAGGGGCGCGAACGCGATATCGAGCTGGCATTCGTCGGCAGCACCAAGAGTGTCGCCTACAGTGGCCGCAAAGCCTTGCTGGATGAGTTGGGGCAGGTGGAGAATCTGGTGGTCACCCGTACCAAGTCAGGCGAGGACTATTGCAATACCCTCAACCGTATCCGTTTTTTCGTCAGTGCCGACGTCGGTATGGGCGAGTACATGATCAAGAACTTCGAGGCGATGGCCTGCGGTTGCGTATTGTTCGCCTACGACCAGGGCGAAGCGGAGAACCGCGCACTGGGGCTCGAGGACATGCGCAACGTGGTGTTGTATGACAGCATCCCGACGTTGCAGGCCAAGCTGCGTCAGTTACGCGAGGATCCTGCGCTGGCGGCGTTCATCGCTGGCAATGGGCGTGAACTGGCCACTGCGCGCTTCAGTTTTGCCGCCGTGGGCCGAAGCATTGTCGAGCACATGGTGCCTGCACTGCGAGCGCATCCGCCGCTGACCGGCTGGCAGCGCTTGCGTTTGTGGCTCGGATTCTGACCTGGTTCGAGCAAGATTTCGCGGATCAGCAAAACGGCTGGCTTCAAGGCCCACCGAATCATCAAAGGGGCGTTACGCCGTTGAATATCCTCAATGTGATGTGGTCGGGTGGTTCGCCCTTCGCTTCCATCCACAGTGTGCACCGGCAGGTGCTGGCGCATGCCCCGAGTGGTGCGCAGGTGACCAACTGGCTTCTGCTCGGAGAGGGTTTGTGCAGCGGCGTGGGTCAGACGCGCAGCTGGCATTTGTCGCCACGCGTGCTCAAGGGGCGGCTAGCGCACCGACTGGCACTGTCCTGGGTGAAGTGGCGTCTGCGTCGCGCGTTGAAGGTGGTGGTTCCCGATGTGCTGTTGCTGGACGGACTGGGCGTTGCCCGGCTGCTGCTGCCATTGTTGCGACGGCTTCCAGACGTGCAGGTTGCCGTCCTGTTCCACGGTACGACACGCCTGACCCGACGCGATGTAGCCCTGTTCCGGCAGTTTCCTGTAGAGCGCCTGACGGTCGCCGCTGTCTCCACGACATTGGCGCTTTCGCTGGCCCAGGGGTTGGGGCGTTCGGTGCAAAGCTTGCGTGTGGCGCTGAATCCTCGGGCCTTCACCGATCATTCGCTGGATCGGGAGCAGGCCAGGCAGGCCTTGTCGTTGATGGAGGACGGTCTTGTGCT
This window of the Pseudomonas mosselii genome carries:
- a CDS encoding glycosyltransferase family protein, translating into MKVLFLVQKEQRAILDRLYDGVAANCDCDLRWLSDEDQRNLRRYFKREVDVTRYDRIVFFLRFKQEIRQVAFIRSVPNLVILEHDAYQNYIPCKYTGKFSEHYRQLPWARIISSGYMVSERLRQEGFDAVFVPKGYDEQLLADQGRERDIELAFVGSTKSVAYSGRKALLDELGQVENLVVTRTKSGEDYCNTLNRIRFFVSADVGMGEYMIKNFEAMACGCVLFAYDQGEAENRALGLEDMRNVVLYDSIPTLQAKLRQLREDPALAAFIAGNGRELATARFSFAAVGRSIVEHMVPALRAHPPLTGWQRLRLWLGF
- a CDS encoding glycosyltransferase; the encoded protein is MNILNVMWSGGSPFASIHSVHRQVLAHAPSGAQVTNWLLLGEGLCSGVGQTRSWHLSPRVLKGRLAHRLALSWVKWRLRRALKVVVPDVLLLDGLGVARLLLPLLRRLPDVQVAVLFHGTTRLTRRDVALFRQFPVERLTVAAVSTTLALSLAQGLGRSVQSLRVALNPRAFTDHSLDREQARQALSLMEDGLVLGAVGRLVESKGFEMLIQAFARTRAVQQGARLVILGDGPLRGQLEAQARSLGVGDRVRFYGHREDSIRLYPAFDWLLLPSRSEGLGLVLQEAVLSKVPVVCSDLPVFREQLADAGHYLPTDDPYAWADVIDDCAFQDAGAKASEQWQALAPEQGWQAFRSGSASLLAR